The DNA window tccaaccaatattctacagcacaaatacattaaaacatgctttttgacaacgtttaatcaatgttgttttcagacggtgatttgaccattgaatttgagtcattttccaaccaatattctacaacacaaatacattaaaacatgctttttgacaacgtttaatcaatgttgttttcagacggtgatttgaccattgaatttgagtcattttccaaccaatattctacaacacaaatacattaaaacatgctttttgacaacgtttaatcaatgttgtttcagacggtgatttgaccattgaatttgagtcattttccaaccaatattctacaacacaaatacattaaaacatgctttttgacaacgtttaatcaatgttgttttctgacggtgatttgaccattgaatttgagtcattttccaaccaatattctacaacacaaatacattaaaacatgctttttgacaacgtttaatcaatgttgttttcagacggtgatttgaccattgaatttgagtcattttccaaccaatattctacaacacaaatacattaaaacatgctttttgacaacgtttaatcaatgttgttttcagacggtgatttgaccattgaatttgagtcattttccaaccaatattctacaacacaaatacattaaaacatgctttttgacaacgtttaatcaatgttgttttcagacggtgatttgaccattgaatttgagtcattttccaaccaatattctacagcacaaatacattaaaacatgctttttgacaacgtttaatcaatgttgttttcagacggtgatttgaccattgaatttgagtcattttccaaccaatattctacagcacaaatacattaaaacatgctttttgacaacgtttaatcaatgttgttttcagacggtgatttgaccattgaatttgagtcattttccaaccaatattctacaacacaaatacattaaaacatgctttttgacaacgtttaatcaatgttgttttcagacggtgatttgaccattgaatttgagtcattttccaaccaatattctacaacacaaatacattaaaacatgctttttgacaacgtttaatcaatgttgttttctgacggtgatttgaccattgaatttgagtcattttccaaccaatattctacaacacaaatacattaaaacatgctttttgacaacgtttaatcaatgttgttttctgacggtgatttgaccattgaatttgagtcattttccaaccaatattctacaacacaaatacattaaaacatgctttttgacaacgtttaatcaatgttgttttctgacggtgatttgaccattgaatttgagtcattttccaaccaatattctacaacacaaatacattaaaacatgctttttgacaacgtttaatcaatgttgttttcagacggtgatttgaccattgaatttgagtcattttccaaccaatattctacaacacaaatacattaaaacatgctttttgacaacgtttaatcaatgttgttttcagacggtgatttgaccattgaatttgagtcattttccaaccaatattctacagcacaaatacattaaaacatgctttttgacaacgtttaatcaatgttgttttcagacggtgatttgaccattgaatttgagtcattttccaaccaatattctacaacacaaatacattaaaacatgctttttgacaacgtttaatcaatgttgttttctgacggtgatttgaccattgaatttgagtcattttccaaccaatattctacaacacaaatacattaaaacatgctttttgacaacgtttaatcaatgttgttttctgacggtgatttgaccattgaatttgagtcattttccaaccaatattctacaacacaaatacattaaaacatgctttttgacaacgtttaatcaatgttttaagacggtgatttgaccattgaatttgagtcattttccaaccaatattctacaacacaaatacattaaaacatgctttttgacaacgtttaatcaatgttgttttctgacggtgatttgaccattgaatttgagtcattttccaaccaatattctacaacacaaatacattaaaacatgctttttgacaacgtttaatcaatgttgttttctgacggtgatttgaccattgaatttgagtcattttccaaccaatattctacaacacaaatacattaaaacatgctttttgacaacgtttaatcaatgttgttttcagacggtgatttgaccattgaatttgagtcattttccaaccaatattctacaacacaaatacattaaaacatgctttttgacaacgtttaatcaatgttttctgacggtgatttgaccattgaatttgagtcattttccaaccaatattctacaacacaaatacattaaaacatgctttttgacaacgtttaatcaatgttgttttcagacggtgatttgaccattgaatttgagtcattttccaaccaatattctacaacacaaatacattaaaacatgctttttgacaacgtttaatcaatgttgcttTCAGacggtgatttgaccattgaatttgagtcattttccaaccaatattctacaacacaaatacattaaaacatgctttttgacaacgtttaatcaatgttgttttcagacggtgatttgaccattgaatttgagtcattttccaaccaatattctacaacacaaatacattaaaacatgctttttgacaacgtttaatcaatgttgttttctgacggtgatttgaccattgaatttgagtcattttccaaccaatattctacaacacaaatacattaaaacatgctttttaacatttaatcaatgttaggtcccatttttggggtatttcatagttttttgttgtaatttgattgagttttttgttctaatttgggacctgttcagtttgtctatagaatgtgtcgcgggccaataaaaatcgcgctgcgggccacaaatagcccccgggccgcactttggaacaCCCCTGGCTTACAGGGAGGGGTGGCACTTCCAACAAATACTGTATACGCGCCTAAGAAAAAACACAGTAATgtacacacttttttatttacgtacattttttttttttttttaacaaaaggtGAACAAAGTGCATCCTATGATTGTCAGTGTCTATCAGTATCCTTCATGGTTATATAAAGTGTGAAACATGTTTTCTAAATAAATAGAACATGGAGTGCGGTAAAACCAAATCTCATCTTCAAGTTATCTGGTACACTGAGGAGAGTGACTTTAAATGAGCAAATTCACCAGGAAGCCAAACTCCAACAGTCAAAAggcacatttgcttttttttttttttttttttttttttaatacattgaaACTGGTGACAGATTTGATGTTCTGTCAGTATCGTTATTGTTAGGAATTAAAAAGCTGTCCAACAAACAAGAGTTGAGGTGTCAGAAGATTTGTGGTGCAAAAGTCAAGCTTGAAACATAACCAGGAGTGGGTGGCAGCAGTAATCCCAACGTTGACAAAAAAGCTCttaatggagtccatttgcacgGCGTAATCATATGAGGCGCTCTTCTTTGGGCAAGGGGAGAGGCAGGCCGGACTTGTCGGATCTGCTCCCGCCGATCTGTTTTCTCTCCTCTGCGCTGGGCCGGTATGTTCCCTCCATCCTTCTTTTCTTCTTCAGCACACACAGCATCAGCAGCAGAGCCAAGCAGAGAAGGAGCGCCACAGTGGAGACCAGTGCCGACACCGTGGGTGGGATGGATGTCTGCATCGCTATGGTGACGGACCGCTGCGGACAGGGAAGGAAAATGTCAGACAACGTCACAAGTTCCTTGTCAAATGCACATATCCTTATAAACCaaaagcagcggctttactttgagctcctcccggatgacagagcttctcaccctatctctaaggcggaggaaactcatttcgcccgcttgtacccgtgatcttgtcctttcggtcataacccaaagctcatgaccataggtgaggatgggaacgtagatcgaccggtaaattgagagctttgccttccggctcagctccttctttaccacaacggatcgatacagcgtccgcattaccgaaGACGCCTAACCGATTGAtttgaacaaaagcatttgacacaattcatcatgatattttaataacaaaattagaacggtatggcatcagagggttggtattgaactgggtaagaagctacttaaccaacaggaagcaatatgtgaagatgggtgaacaTATGTCAACACAGCTagatatatcttgtggtgtaccccaaggatcaatactaggaccaagattgtttaatccttatataaacgacatttgtaaagataCAAAGGacctaaagttagttttatttgcagacgacacaacagctttctgttcaggagagaacacacagaatctaatataaataataacaatactagaacaaattaaaaagatggtttgacaaaaactgaCTATCCTTGAATCGCAGTAAAACtcaaataatgcaattttgtcactgtaaaaaaaaaaaagagcatcatacacgaatacaaatagatggagtggacattgaaagggtaaaagaaactagATTTTTGGGAGTTTTAATAGAGGatgaaatgaactggaaatctcatctaaaaaatatacaacataaagtggcaagaaatatatCAAAAATGAACAAAGGAAAATACGTCCTGGGGCAAAAATCACTTCatgttctctactgctcactagtgttaccatatctgagttattgtgtagaaatatggggaaacaactacaaatgtgcgcttcattcattaactgtgttacaaaaaagatcaattagaataatacataatgttggatatagacaacatgCAAACCCTTTTATTTATTGAGTGAAAAATATTGAAGTgcaatgatttggtaaaattgcaaacatttaaaactatgaacaaagcaaactataacctgctaccaaagaatgtacaacaattcttctcaactaaagaggagaaatataaccttagaggaaaaactaatttaaaacatgtacaacacttaaaacctttagtatatcaatatgtggaattaaattatggaatggattaagtacagaagttaaacaatgtactgatatgatccaatttaagaggttgctcaaattaatagtgcttacaaagtacaaagaagaataattatgagaaataccttcaaccttattgaaaataagatattcttcatgtcagtatgtttatcatgactgacttaatcatctattacaagaactgctgtattaatcat is part of the Entelurus aequoreus isolate RoL-2023_Sb linkage group LG22, RoL_Eaeq_v1.1, whole genome shotgun sequence genome and encodes:
- the crb3b gene encoding protein crumbs homolog 3b produces the protein MIDIKPMVTLHFHRSVTIAMQTSIPPTVSALVSTVALLLCLALLLMLCVLKKKRRMEGTYRPSAEERKQIGGSRSDKSGLPLPLPKEERLI